A window from Cryptomeria japonica chromosome 1, Sugi_1.0, whole genome shotgun sequence encodes these proteins:
- the LOC131856440 gene encoding replication protein A 70 kDa DNA-binding subunit A-like yields MLNPDVVLILVVHNGRVEYFNGKVVNMTSATTLHINPPFPKAEPLMLRGPLPLQPHDLSSGFSHIDGRYSSMTFSSIRECMCVRPEAIQTTIVVVLRFVNVTDDDFYYATYLKLMVNLAKKNALNRPDDSWFCPRCQMSMVQCNYNYHLPMKLQDVTGTLWATAFDEVGIDLIKKNAKELYMLQNGVNTTQTPRVVINTVVLHRYTFTLLVSTDTYNFEPKLKVAINKVYEVGYIAECNALLAKIARLSTQP; encoded by the coding sequence ATGTTAAACCCTGATGTTGTTCTTATCCTTGTTGTACACAATGGTCGTGTAGAGTACTTTAATGGGAAGGTTGTCAATATGACATCTGCAACAACACTACATATTAATCCTCCTTTCCCAAAGGCAGAACCCCTCATGCTAAGAGGACCTCTTCCATTGCAACCTCATGATTTGTCTTCAGGATTTAGTCATATTGATGGAAGATACAGTAGTATGACTTTTTCGTCAATCCGTGAATGCATGTGTGTTAGACCAGAAGCAATTCAAACCACTATAGTTGTTGTTCTTAGATTTGTGAACGTAACAGATGATGACTTCTACTACGCAACTTACTTAAAGTTAATGGTAAACCTTGCAAAAAAAAATGCACTCAACAGGCCTGATGATTCATGGTTTTGTCCTAGATGTCAAATGAGCATGGTACAATGCAATTACAATTACCATTTACCAATGAAACTACAAGATGTAACAGGAACTCTTTGGGCAACTGCTTTTGATGAGGTAGGAAtagatttgattaaaaaaaatgcaaaagagcTTTACATGCTCCAAAATGGCGTCAACACAACACAAACACCTCGTGTTGTCATTAATACAGTTGTTTTGCATCGCTACACGTTCACTTTGTTGGTTTCTACTGACACATACAATTTTGAGCCTAAGTTGAAGGTTGCAATTAACAAGGTCTACGAGGTTGGCTATATAGCTGAGTGTAATGCTTTACTTGCAAAGATTGCTCGCCTCTCTACACAACCTTAG